A window of Methylobacterium bullatum genomic DNA:
GCGCCTATCCCGACCGGGCGAGCTTCGATGCAGCCCTGAACGCGGAACTCGAAGCGGCCGGGATCGAACTCGTCGTGCTGGCCGGCTTCATGCGGATCCTCTCCGCGGGCTTCGTCGAGGCTTGGGCAGGGCGGATGATCAACATCCATCCTTCGCTGCTGCCGCTGTTTCGCGGCGTCCATACCCACGAGCAGGCCCTGGAGACCGGCGTCCGCCTGCACGGCTGCACGGTGCATTACGTGGTGCCCGAACTCGATGCCGGGCCGATCGTGGCCCAGGCCGCCGTCCCGGTCCTGCCTGGCGACGATGCGGACAGCCTCGCCGCGCGTATCCTGGTGCAGGAACACCTCCTCTACCCGCGTGCCCTGGCGCTGATCGCCGGCGGACGGGCCAGGCTGGAGAGTGGCCGCGTGGTGTTCGCCGGCGAAATCAGGCCGGCCGAGGGGGCCTTGCTCAGCCTGTCCGCGCAAGGCTGAGGCCCCAGCCGCCGATCCCGAGATATCGAGATCGGCGATGATAACGGCTTACGCCGGGCGCGGCAGCTGGCAGCTGTCGAGGGCCGAGAGCGCCTTGGCGCGGGCGGAATCGTTGAAATAGCCGGTGGTGCGGTAGGATTCGAGCTCGGCCGGGTTGAGGCTCGCCAGGGTCTGTTTGGCGTAGCAGCCGCAGGGGCGAGCGAGCGAAGCCTCGGGGACGCTCTGCAGGCGGGACTGCGTCACCGTGCAGGCGTGGCGCACGCGTCCGGTGAGGTTGCTGGCGGAAGCCGTCTTCAGAGCCGGATCGGGCGTGTAGCCTTCGAGGGAGGCCGTGGGCGCACCCTTGTTCGCGTTACACGCGGCGAGCAGGGAGATGAGGCCGGCGGCGAGCAGGATCCGGCCGGTGCGCGGAGCGATGGAGCGCATGGAATGTGGGGTCCGTGAAAGGGATTCGGCTAAGGGAATTCCTTTCACGCCCGGCAGGACTCGCGCGCAAGGGCGTTCGCGCCACACCCGGCATCGTTCCGCGCCACGCTCCCGGTTCACCGGACGACGATGCGATCACGAACCCGTTGGCGGCGCGAAAGCCGGTCGGGCTCAGCCGACGATGTCGGAATCCTGGAAGAACTGCGCGATCTCGATCGTCGCGTTCTCGGCGCTGTCCGAACCGTGCACGGTGTTCTCGCCGACCGACTCGGAGAAGGTCTTGCGGATGGTGCCCTCGTCGGCATTGGCCGGGTTGGTGGCGCCCATCACGGTGCGGTAGGCGGCGACGGCGTTCTCGCCCTCGAGCACCTGCACGACCACGGGGCCCGAGGTCATGAAGGAGACGAGCTCGCCGAAGAACGGGCGCTCCTTGTGGATCTCGTAGAACTTTTCGGCCTGGGCCTGGGTCATCTGGATGCGACGCTGGCCGACGATGCGCAGGCCCGCCTTCTCGATCACGGCATTCACGGCGCCGGTGAGGTTCCGCTTGGTCGCGTCGGGCTTCAGGATGGAGAAAGTGCGCTCGGTGGCCATGATCAGTCCGGTTATGTTCGCTCGGCCGAAAACGGCTTCGGCGGCCGGCTTATAGCGGGCACGCCCCGTCCTCTCAACCCGAAGGACGAAGACGGCGCATCCACAGCGGAATTCCCTTGGCCATGGCTTCGGCGCAACAGTGCCGGAAATTCGCCCGATTGCTGGTGTCTTCTCACACCAGAAGACGCTGGCCCGGACCGTTCTCGACGTCCGGCGCGGCCACGACCAAGCTCTCGACCCCAGGCTCACGACCCCTTCGCGACGCTCCCGCCGATGCGCCGCGGCCCTTTACAGGCACCAGGAGACCAAAAGCCATGCGCGTTGCCCTGACCTCCGCCTTCCTGCTCTCCGGACTCGTCGCCGCCGCTGCGGCCCCGTCGAAGGACCCGTCCGGCACCTGGCTCACGAAGGATGGCCGCGCCAAGATCCGCATCGATCATTGCGGCCCGAACAGTGCAAACATCTGCGGCAAGGTCGTGTGGCTGAAGACGCCGACCACCGAGACGGGTGCGCCGCGCACCGACGCCAAGAACCCCGACCCGAAGAAGCGCCTGCGCCCGGTCATCGGCCTGCAACTCATCGACGGTCTCGCCCCCGACGAAGAGAAGTTCTCCGGCGACATCTACAACATCGACGAGGGCAAGATCTATCAGGTCAGCCTGGAGCGTGAATCCGGCTCCGAGCTGAGCGTGTCCGGATGCCTTCTCAAGGTCCTGTGCGGCTCCGAGACCTGGACCCGCGTGCCGGACGTGAACCAGCAGGCGGCCGTGACCCCGGCTTCCGAAGCCGCCACCAAGCCGGCGCCGAAGCCCGCGGCCAAGCCGGCCGCGCCTCAGGTCGAAGCCAAGAAGTAGCGGCTCAGATCGCGGCGAGGCCCCGTTTCACGGCGGGCCTCGCCAGGACTGCGTCGAGCCAGCGACGGACATTCGGCAGGGTCGCCAGATCAATACCCTGCTTCTCGTGATGCTTGGCCCAGGTCAGGATCGCGATGTCGGCGATGGAATACGTGTCGGCGATGTAGTCGCGATCCGCCAAGCGCCGGTCGAGCACGCCGTAGAGACGCTGGGATTCCGCCGAAAACCGTTCGATGGCGTAGGGGATCTTCTCCTCCGCATGGATGCGGAAATGGTGCATCTGGCCGAGCATCGGTCCGAAGCCCCCGACCTGCCAGAACAGCCATTCGTCCACGGCCACCCGGGCGCGTTCGTCGGTGGGGTAGAGGCAGCCGGTCTTTCGCCCGAGATATTGCAGGATCGCCCCCGATTCGAAGACCGTAATGGGCTGGCCCCCCGGACCGTCCGGGTCGACGATGGCCGGGATCTTATTGTTGGGCGAGATCGTCAGGAAGTCCGGCGCCAGCTGGTCGCCCTTGCCGATATTCACCGGCACCACCCGGTAGGGCAGACCGCACTCCTCCAGCATGATGGGGATCTTCCAACCATTGGGCGTGCCCCAGGTATGGAGGTCGATGGGCTTCTGGGTGGCGGCGGCCATGGGAAACGTTCCGCTCCTGTCAGGGTCGCATCATGTCGCCGGATCAAACCGGGCGAGGGGCGGATGGTTGCAGGATCCGCGCCGCCATCGAACGGTGGACGGTGTGCCGCGGCACGGCGAAGGATCTTGCCCTTTACCCGACTTCTGGCTGTGATGATGGCGGTTCCGGCGCCTCACCGTGAGCGCAGGACAACGACCTGGGGTTGCGATCATGCGGTTTCGTTTTCTTCCAGCCGCGGTGATCGCGGCGTCGATGGTGCTGGGTTTCGCGACGACGGCGTCCGCCAAGGACCCCGTTGCCGCTGCTCCGGAGCCCGCCGCGAAGGATACGAAGGAACTGACTGTCGGGCAGAGCGCCGCCCGTGAGCGGCAGAAGAAATGCGGCGCTGAGTGGCGCGCCCTCTCGGTTGCCGACAAGGCGGCGCAGGGGCCGAAATGGCCGCAATATTTCAGCAAGTGCGTCAAGCGCTTGAAGGAGATCAAGGCCTGAACTAGTTCGACTCGGGGACTGCCCGAGCTGCGATTGCTCCGGGCCGGAGCGGAGAAACGGGCGGATGCGGGAACGCGAGGCGCTGCAGCGCGTGGTGGCGGTGGCCGCGATCATACCGGTGGCGTCGGGGCTCTTCGGAATCCTGTTCGGACTAGGGGGAGTTGGCGGCGACAGCCTGTCCCAGATCTCCGCCGATAGCCATTTCCGCTACCTGTCGGGCCTGCTGACGGGCATCGGCATCCTGTTCTGGAGCTGCGTGCCGGCCATCGAGGCGAAATCGCGCCTGTTCCGCTTCCTGACCCTCGTCGTCGTGCTCGGCGGGTTGGCGCGGTTGCTGGGCCTCTACCTCACCGGCCTGCCCTCGGCGGTCATGCAGGGTGCCCTGGCGATGGAGCTGGTGGTGACGCCCCTCCTCTGCCTCTGGCAGATGCGGGTTGCGGCCAAGGCCGTGGATGCGGCGGCGGCCGGGCCTTCTCCGTGAGCGGGGTTTCCGCCGGAACACGCCCCTCCCCGGCCGACCGCGCGCTCGTGCTCATGGAGCGCATCGTCCCCGTGCCCTCCGCCTGGGCCTTCGCCCTGCGGATATGGCTCGCCATGGTGCTGGCCCTCTACGCCGCGTTCTGGCTTCAGCTCTCCGGCGCCTCGTCGGCCGCCGTCTGCGTGGCGATCCTGGCCCAGCCCAAACGCGGCCAGGCCCTGTCCAAGGCGCTGTACCGCTTTCTCGGCACCCTGGCGGGGGGCGCGATGTCGATCCTGCTGATCGGTGCTTTCGGGCAGGACCGGGTTCTTCTCCTAATCTCCGTGGCGACCTGGCTCGGCCTCTGCGTCTTCGTCGCCCATTTCCTGCAGGATACGCGGGCTTATGGCGCCATGCTTGCGGGCTACACCGTCGCCATCGTCGCCGTCGCCCATATCGACACGCCGCAGGCGGTCTTCGAGGCCGCCATCGACCGCGTCGCGGCGATCACCATCGGCATCGTCGCCATCACCTTCATCAACGACGCGCTGGCCTCGCCCAGCACGTGGCGCACCCTGCGCAAGCCGCTCTCGGAGGCCCTGTCGGCCACCCGGGCCTTCGCCCGCGAGACCCTGTCCCAGGCGGATCCCGGCTCGGAGCGGGCGGCGGCCCTGATCCGGCAGATCGCGGTGATGCGCGCCGATGCCAGCGCCATCGGCGGCGAACTCGACGACGGCGCCCGCCGGGCCGCCGGGGCGCGCAGCACCATCGCCGCGCTCTACGCCATGGCGGCGGCGAGTCGGGCCTTCACGGCCGCCGCCGCGATGCCGGGCAGCGAAAGTGAGGCCGTCGCCGAGGCACGCCGGATCTGCCTGGGCCTGACCGACGACGGAAAGCCCGATGCCGACGCGGCCTCGCATCGTCTCGGTGTCCTGGTGGATGAGGCGATCCAGGGTGGGACGAGCGAGCCCCTGGAGATCCTGGTACTGCAGCGCGGCCTCGATTTCGCGCGCGCCGCCTCCTTTGCCGAGGACGGATTGAACGCCCTCTCCACCGGCTGCCGACCGAAGCGCGATGTTGCCCTGCCGACGCATCGCGACCTCCCCGTGGCCCTTCGCGGCGCGGCACGGGTGGGAATCGCCTTTGGCGCCACCGCCCTCCTCCTCATCGCCGCCGGCTGGCCCGCCACGTCCTTCTCCCTGGTACAGGTGGCGGCGACCTGTTCGCTTTCGGCCATCGCGCCGGATTCGAAGGCCTTTGCCCGGGGCGTGCTCATCGGCATGCCTGTCGCGGCGCTCTGCGCCGGAATCGTGCTCTTCGGCGTGCTGGGGGGCGAGCAGGGATTCCCGCTCCTCGCCATCGCCATCGCGCCGGTGATCTTCGTGGCGTGCTTCCTCAGCCTGAACCCACCCACCTTCGGGATCGGCTTCATTGTGCTCGTGTTCTTCATGGTCCTCCTGTCGCCGTCGAACCCGCAGACCTACGACGCACAGGGCTTCCTCACGAATGCGTTCCTGGTGACGATGGCGGCTGGCATCCTGTTCGTCGCGGTGCGGATCGTGCTGCCGACCTCGCCCGCCCAGCGCCGCGCCTTCGCCCTCGATTCGGCCCGGGATTCGGTGCTGGACGCGCTAGCCGGCGATGGCGGCGACGCCACCACCCGCACCAGCCTCAACAGCGATCGGCTGCTGCAATTCTCGCAATGGAGTTCGGGCAGCGGCGCCGTCCGCGCGGCGAGCCTGGACCGTGCTTTCGACCTGGCCCGACTCGAATCCGCCGCCGCCCGCGCCCATGCCCAGCTGTGTCGCCTCCCCGACGATCCCGCCCTGAACGATGCCGCGAGGCAGGCGCGGGCGGGACTGGAGGCGGCGGACGCGGGCACGCTCGCCCGGTCCGTTCGCGCATTCCTCCGGCACGGCCGATCCGTGAGCGCCCCGACGCGGCTCGACATCGCCCGCCTCGTCAGCGACCTGGTGACGGCGGGCGGCATCATGGAGAGCCAGCACCGTCTCCTGCGCCGCCTCGGCATCCTGCGACCGGCCTGATGGAGGCGCCCCATGCGGCATGACATCGATCTCGGCGGCGTCCTGATCTCGCCCTTCGTCGCCTATGTGCTGGCGGCCCTGGCCCTCATGGTGCTGCTGCGGTTCGGCTTCAGCCGCATCCGCTTCAGCCGCTACGTCGCCAACCCGCCGCTGGCCGAGGCGGGGATCTTCGTCTGCATCCTCGCGCTTCTCATCGTTCTCTTCTGAGCAATGTGGTCCGCCGACATGGATCTTGCCTGACAATGGCCGACGACGATCTCTCCGATGCTCGCCCGTCCCGCGAGCGCGTGCCGTCCCTCGCGAGGCGCCGGCGTTGGCGCGTGGTGCGGCTCCTGGCGACCGTGCTGATCCTGGCCTGCGCCGGCCTGGCCGCCGCCCTGGTCTGGCAGTTCTACGTCACCGCGCCCTGGACCCGCGACGGGCGCGTGCGCGTGCAGGTGGCCAGCGTGGCGCCCCAGGTTTCCGGCCAGATCACCGAACTGCGCGTCACCGACAACCAGAACGTCGCCAAGGGCGATGTACTCTACGTCATCGATCCGGTGGATTTCGACATTGCCATCGCCACCGCCCAGGCCGAGCTGGAGAACCGCGAGGCCGACCTTCAGGTCAAGCGGACCCAGGCGGCCCGGCGCGAGGCCCTGACCACCCTCTCCACCTCGGTGGAGGAGAAACAGCAATATGCGGGCACCGCCAAGATCGCGGAGGCGGCGCTCGCCTCCGCGAAGGCGCAGCTGCATCAGGCGCGGGTCAACCGGGGGCGCACGGAAGTCCGTTCGCCGGTGAACGGGCGCGTCACCAACCTTCTCCTGCGCGCGGGCGACTACGCCACTGCCGGCACCGTCAACGTCGCGGTGATCGACACCGATTCGTTCTGGATCGACGGCTATTTCGAGGAGACGAAGCTGGCCCATATCCATGTGGGCGACGGGGCGAAGGCCGAACTCCTCGGCTACCCGGCCCTCATCGACGGCCGGGTCGAGAGCATCACCCTCGGCATCAGCAACGCCAACGCCTCGCCGAGCACGCAGGGCCTGCCCAATGTCGACCCGGTCTATACCTGGGTGCGCCTCGCCCAGCGCGTCCCCGTGCGCATCCGCATCGAGAGGGTTCCCGACGGCGTCACCCTGGTGGCCGGCATGAACGCCACCGTCTCCGTGGGCGAGCCCGGTGCCCATGGCGGTACGTTCTGGAAGACCCTGCGCGACCGTTTCGGTGGGCCATCCGTCTCCGGGCAGGAGCATGTTCCGGGGGCGGCGGCCCGCTGAAGCCCTCGCTGGGAAGACGTCGCGCTTCGCCGGATGCCTCGGGGCAGCATGCCCCGGCCATGAAGAGGTGAAAACTTCTCCAATATTGGCGCGAAGTTGAGCACGGATCGCGACGGAGTTTCAACCGCGCTTAAGGACCATGAGCGATTCTTCCGGCATCTTCTCGGCTGGGTCGGGTCACGTGCTGAAATCCATCGACGCCTTTGAGAACGACTCGGCCGCGGCGTCCGAAAGCGCGGGCGTCACCCACGCGGTGTCCGGCATGGCGACGCTCCTGCGCCACGCTTCCCGCGCCAATGCCCAGGCCGGCAGCTTCACTCGCGAGATCCGTCGCCAGAGCGCCGGCGTCGACCGTTCTCTGGCGACGACGCTCGGCAGCGTCGGCCGCGACACGGCGGCGGGGACGGCCGAGCGCCTTCGCGGGGAGCTCGTGGATGCGGTCGGCGCGGCCATGCGCGAGATCACCGCCGAGATCGCCCGCATCGGGGCGCGCATCGACACCAAGGCCGCCGAGGCGAGCCGGATCGTCGCCGCCATCGACGGGATCGGCGCGACGATCCGGATGTTGTCGTTGAACGCGACGATCGAGGCGGCAAGGGCCGGCGCGCATGGGCGCGGCTTCGCCGTGGTCGCCGCCGAGGTCCGCGCCCTGGCCGACCAGACCCG
This region includes:
- the purN gene encoding Phosphoribosylglycinamide formyltransferase, which produces MAPRPRMRVAILISGRGSNMVSLIEAAKAPDYPAEIVLVASNRPEAGGLVHAASVGIATKALDHRAYPDRASFDAALNAELEAAGIELVVLAGFMRILSAGFVEAWAGRMINIHPSLLPLFRGVHTHEQALETGVRLHGCTVHYVVPELDAGPIVAQAAVPVLPGDDADSLAARILVQEHLLYPRALALIAGGRARLESGRVVFAGEIRPAEGALLSLSAQG
- the ndk gene encoding Nucleoside diphosphate kinase, which codes for MATERTFSILKPDATKRNLTGAVNAVIEKAGLRIVGQRRIQMTQAQAEKFYEIHKERPFFGELVSFMTSGPVVVQVLEGENAVAAYRTVMGATNPANADEGTIRKTFSESVGENTVHGSDSAENATIEIAQFFQDSDIVG
- the yfcG_3 gene encoding Disulfide-bond oxidoreductase YfcG; this translates as MAAATQKPIDLHTWGTPNGWKIPIMLEECGLPYRVVPVNIGKGDQLAPDFLTISPNNKIPAIVDPDGPGGQPITVFESGAILQYLGRKTGCLYPTDERARVAVDEWLFWQVGGFGPMLGQMHHFRIHAEEKIPYAIERFSAESQRLYGVLDRRLADRDYIADTYSIADIAILTWAKHHEKQGIDLATLPNVRRWLDAVLARPAVKRGLAAI
- the aaeB gene encoding p-hydroxybenzoic acid efflux pump subunit AaeB, yielding MSGVSAGTRPSPADRALVLMERIVPVPSAWAFALRIWLAMVLALYAAFWLQLSGASSAAVCVAILAQPKRGQALSKALYRFLGTLAGGAMSILLIGAFGQDRVLLLISVATWLGLCVFVAHFLQDTRAYGAMLAGYTVAIVAVAHIDTPQAVFEAAIDRVAAITIGIVAITFINDALASPSTWRTLRKPLSEALSATRAFARETLSQADPGSERAAALIRQIAVMRADASAIGGELDDGARRAAGARSTIAALYAMAAASRAFTAAAAMPGSESEAVAEARRICLGLTDDGKPDADAASHRLGVLVDEAIQGGTSEPLEILVLQRGLDFARAASFAEDGLNALSTGCRPKRDVALPTHRDLPVALRGAARVGIAFGATALLLIAAGWPATSFSLVQVAATCSLSAIAPDSKAFARGVLIGMPVAALCAGIVLFGVLGGEQGFPLLAIAIAPVIFVACFLSLNPPTFGIGFIVLVFFMVLLSPSNPQTYDAQGFLTNAFLVTMAAGILFVAVRIVLPTSPAQRRAFALDSARDSVLDALAGDGGDATTRTSLNSDRLLQFSQWSSGSGAVRAASLDRAFDLARLESAAARAHAQLCRLPDDPALNDAARQARAGLEAADAGTLARSVRAFLRHGRSVSAPTRLDIARLVSDLVTAGGIMESQHRLLRRLGILRPA
- the aaeA gene encoding p-hydroxybenzoic acid efflux pump subunit AaeA, whose translation is MADDDLSDARPSRERVPSLARRRRWRVVRLLATVLILACAGLAAALVWQFYVTAPWTRDGRVRVQVASVAPQVSGQITELRVTDNQNVAKGDVLYVIDPVDFDIAIATAQAELENREADLQVKRTQAARREALTTLSTSVEEKQQYAGTAKIAEAALASAKAQLHQARVNRGRTEVRSPVNGRVTNLLLRAGDYATAGTVNVAVIDTDSFWIDGYFEETKLAHIHVGDGAKAELLGYPALIDGRVESITLGISNANASPSTQGLPNVDPVYTWVRLAQRVPVRIRIERVPDGVTLVAGMNATVSVGEPGAHGGTFWKTLRDRFGGPSVSGQEHVPGAAAR